The Coffea arabica cultivar ET-39 chromosome 9e, Coffea Arabica ET-39 HiFi, whole genome shotgun sequence genome has a window encoding:
- the LOC140014583 gene encoding uncharacterized protein, producing MEAQDSGREYIDQMDSSRLATWKPPGKGVIRINTDAAFSAGMDQYGLGGVARDWKEGIIKAWANAARKTNEPLVEEAVAIRMGMIKAKEAQWKVVEFQSDCKVVVEMIMKESIRDSRVAVILEDIQNMKSLFDKCTFSFVNRLGNGCAHNLAKFAVKLVRQVDWEGNFPMWLKESAQKDLLVSYPVVT from the coding sequence ATGGAAGCCCAGGATAGCGGAAGGGAGTACATTGATCAAATGGACAGCTCAAGATTAGCAACCTGGAAACCACCTGGTAAAGGAGTGATAAGGATTAACACTGATGCTGCTTTTTCAGCAGGAATGGACCAATATGGACTAGGAGGGGTAGCAAGGGACTGGAAAGAAGGGATAATCAAAGCATGGGCAAATGCAGCAAGGAAAACCAATGAACCACTGGTGGAGGAAGCTGTAGCTATCAGAATGGGAATGATAAAGGCAAAGGAAGCTCAATGGAAAGTAGTCGAATTCCAATCTGATTGCAAAGTAGTAGTGGAAATGATAATGAAAGAAAGCATCAGGGACTCCAGAGTTGCTGTTATACTAGAGGACATACAAAACATGAAAAGTCTGTTTGACAAATGtaccttttcttttgttaatagACTAGGTAATGGATGTGCACACAATCTAGCAAAGTTTGCCGTCAAACTAGTTAGACAAGTAgattgggaaggaaactttccCATGTGGCTCAAAGAGAGCGCACAAAAAGATCTTTTGGTTAGTTACCCAGTTGTAACATAG